In Desulfurobacterium atlanticum, one DNA window encodes the following:
- the nadN gene encoding NAD nucleotidase has product MNRKIKVSTPLLIFSIAFSGCGKQAVKTTPEVEKKTTITFIHMNDIHSHLSGSKTKLYFNGKKTYVTIGELNRAIAKIKELQKTSSNPVTLNAGDMIVGTLYYVLFRGNATADLLNLVNWDAATIGNHEFDDGDKGLKHFLDRINFPIVSANIIPKKGSILEYYWTPYRIIERNGEKIGIIGIGYAQKTKMSSNPGNDIEFLDEIETAKKYVKELSDLGVNKIVILSHFGMENDLKLAKEVPGVDVIIDGDSHSLLGNYTAYGIKSQFNKYPQIVKGADGQKVCVTSAWQYGYAVGKLKVDFDSKGNVIECNGVTTILLGDEFKRKVNGKKVKLKGSEKAEIEEIIANSNGKLEIVKPDPEAEKILNSYSEKVETLKRQVIGFAAEFLGHNRIPGDKKDGVSVLSKHGSEIAPIVAKAFYEKIKNADVAIQNAGGVRTAIDDGPITIGEVYKLLPFSNTLYVLKMKGSEIKQVLEDAISNFMDKGGSTGSFPYAYGIRYDVDLSKPCGKRISNLEIMDRKTKIWHPIDPNRYYIVVTNSYIAHGKDGYKTFGKVLKERGGIDTYFGYAETFIDYIKKLSAKGKELKKLPRDEMPVQNFTK; this is encoded by the coding sequence ATGAACAGAAAAATCAAAGTTAGTACACCTTTGCTTATCTTCAGCATCGCTTTTTCAGGATGTGGAAAACAAGCTGTTAAAACAACTCCTGAAGTAGAGAAAAAAACAACCATTACATTCATTCACATGAACGACATCCATTCCCACCTTTCAGGCTCAAAAACAAAACTGTATTTCAACGGGAAAAAGACCTACGTAACAATTGGAGAGCTTAACCGTGCAATAGCAAAAATAAAGGAACTGCAAAAAACTTCTTCCAACCCGGTTACACTAAACGCAGGAGACATGATAGTAGGGACCCTTTATTATGTCCTATTTAGAGGAAATGCAACAGCAGACCTTCTAAACCTTGTTAACTGGGACGCAGCAACAATCGGAAACCATGAATTTGATGACGGAGATAAAGGGTTAAAACATTTCCTTGATAGAATAAATTTTCCAATCGTCAGTGCAAACATAATTCCTAAAAAAGGGAGTATTCTTGAATATTACTGGACTCCTTACAGAATAATTGAAAGAAATGGAGAAAAAATTGGTATTATTGGAATAGGTTATGCCCAAAAAACCAAAATGTCTTCAAATCCAGGTAATGACATAGAATTTCTTGATGAAATTGAAACTGCAAAAAAGTATGTAAAAGAGCTCTCAGATCTTGGAGTTAACAAAATCGTTATCTTAAGCCACTTCGGAATGGAAAATGACCTTAAACTTGCAAAAGAAGTTCCGGGAGTTGATGTGATAATAGACGGTGACTCTCACTCACTACTTGGAAATTACACAGCTTATGGAATAAAAAGTCAATTTAATAAATATCCCCAAATAGTAAAAGGAGCAGATGGTCAGAAAGTATGCGTTACTTCTGCATGGCAGTACGGATATGCAGTAGGAAAACTTAAAGTTGACTTTGACAGTAAAGGAAATGTAATAGAATGTAATGGAGTAACCACCATTCTTTTAGGAGATGAGTTCAAAAGAAAGGTTAACGGAAAAAAAGTAAAGCTTAAAGGTTCAGAAAAAGCCGAAATAGAGGAGATAATTGCAAACAGCAACGGAAAACTTGAAATAGTAAAACCTGACCCTGAAGCTGAAAAAATATTAAATAGCTATTCTGAAAAAGTGGAGACTCTTAAAAGGCAGGTTATAGGATTTGCCGCTGAGTTTCTCGGTCACAACAGAATTCCAGGAGATAAAAAAGATGGAGTAAGTGTTCTTTCAAAACATGGAAGCGAAATAGCTCCGATAGTTGCAAAAGCCTTCTATGAAAAGATTAAGAATGCAGATGTTGCCATCCAAAATGCCGGCGGTGTAAGAACAGCTATAGATGACGGACCTATAACCATCGGAGAAGTCTATAAACTCCTTCCTTTCAGCAACACCCTGTATGTGTTAAAGATGAAAGGCTCTGAAATCAAACAGGTTCTTGAAGATGCTATCTCAAACTTTATGGATAAAGGAGGCTCTACAGGCTCTTTCCCTTACGCTTACGGAATAAGATACGATGTTGACCTTTCAAAACCTTGCGGAAAAAGAATTTCCAATCTTGAAATAATGGACAGAAAAACAAAGATCTGGCATCCGATAGACCCGAACAGATACTACATAGTAGTTACAAACAGTTATATAGCACACGGAAAAGATGGGTATAAAACATTTGGGAAGGTTCTAAAAGAAAGAGGTGGAATAGATACATATTTTGGATATGCTGAAACCTTCATTGATTATATCAAGAAACTTTCTGCTAAAGGAAAAGAGCTTAAGAAACTTCCAAGAGATGAAATGCCTGTTCAGAACTTCACAAAATAG